A genome region from Geodermatophilus bullaregiensis includes the following:
- a CDS encoding PH domain-containing protein — translation MPYPDRLLADDEEVVRHLHPHWTTLFWPVVRALVVVGAGSYLAALVPPGPQQGSLRLLLLAVALVALAVLVAGPVLRWRTTHHVLTTHRLLSREGVRSRRGRDVALSRITDVSFRQTLRQRLVRSGTLTVESAGDGGPLVLERVPDVEGTAGLLHHLVEEDEDRRAHAAGGPRPGDPYGADPFGDPADADPDGGWTSGWHRTRRHSTSPY, via the coding sequence GTGCCCTACCCCGACAGGCTCCTCGCCGACGACGAGGAGGTCGTCCGCCACCTGCACCCGCACTGGACGACGCTGTTCTGGCCGGTCGTCCGCGCCCTCGTCGTCGTCGGTGCCGGGTCCTACCTCGCCGCGCTGGTCCCGCCGGGCCCTCAGCAGGGGTCACTGCGCCTGCTCCTGCTCGCGGTCGCCCTGGTGGCGCTCGCGGTCCTGGTCGCCGGGCCGGTGCTGCGCTGGCGCACCACCCACCACGTCCTGACGACGCACCGGCTGCTGTCGCGCGAGGGCGTCCGCTCGCGTCGCGGGCGGGACGTGGCGCTGTCGCGCATCACCGACGTCTCCTTCCGGCAGACGCTGCGGCAGCGGCTGGTCCGCTCCGGGACGCTGACCGTCGAGTCGGCCGGCGACGGCGGCCCCCTCGTGCTCGAGCGGGTCCCCGACGTCGAGGGGACGGCCGGGCTGCTGCACCACCTGGTCGAGGAGGACGAGGACCGCCGGGCGCACGCGGCCGGTGGGCCCCGTCCGGGCGACCCGTACGGCGCCGACCCCTTCGGCGACCCGGCCGACGCCGACCCGGACGGCGGCTGGACCTCCGGCTGGCACCGCACCCGCCGCCACTCCACCTCCCCCTACTGA
- a CDS encoding AAA family ATPase, with product MRLHSLSITAFGPFAGTETVDVDDVARDGLFLLWGPTGAGKTTLLDAVVFALYGTVPGARGEARRLRSDHADAGTRTEVSCELTLAGERLLVARRPEQTRPKKRGAGETTEQARLLVQRWADGGWQPVSTRIDEGSEYLRVRLGLSAEQFCQVVLLPQGDFARFLRAEPEDRGTLLRTLFDVDRFARAEEWLAGERRAAEDALRADRHRVSTLLHRVAQIADVEVPEELAPELVGAHPGASVGTWVRGVRARAAERRTGAAAEADAAAARSARVDAELAAARALADRHARRDRARADLERLTAREPELTPLRARADRGRRAEALRDVLEAAGRTALAAERATAAREHAAAAWAEVSGGRDAYPAVARELRDAAAAARALLPEAGRATELAAEVARLARDAERLTARCADGARAVEEEPARVAAAQARLDTARAAAARLPGVVAAEESARAALDAATRATAVAGRLERARADADAARLAWLGTRERLVEVRTARLEGMAAELAAGLTEGADCPVCGSTEHPRPALPAGAGVTADDEERARTAVDAADERRAAAGRVVEEHERELAVLRERAGERPAEELADLAARARAERVEVAGLAGTLEEARRALTAAEDRRDAAVAALAADREALQRCTAGRATRADTLAELTARLDTARGEDADLRARTTRLTGEAERCEAAVAAADEERRARTAADDARVAAGERAAAAGFDDVLDAAGALLAGGELAPLDRRLREHDEARSVLAATLADPDLADLGERPDVAALQARCAELTARREEAVTALDQARRCAAALDALAGDVVAAEVELAERRARTEQVVGLADLVGGRGANTLRMRLQSFVLAARLEQVAEVASRRLQEMSRGRYTFLHSDALGRHGARGGLGLDVLDEYTGTRRPTKTLSGGESFMASLALALGLADVVTAEAGGVQMDTLFVDEGFGTLDAQALDAVMTVLDELRRGGRTVGVISHLEELRTRVPTRLEVVAGRSGSRLAG from the coding sequence GTGAGGCTGCACTCCCTGAGCATCACCGCCTTCGGCCCGTTCGCCGGGACGGAGACCGTCGACGTCGACGACGTCGCCCGCGACGGGCTGTTCCTGCTGTGGGGCCCGACCGGCGCGGGCAAGACGACCCTGCTCGACGCCGTGGTGTTCGCCCTCTACGGCACCGTCCCCGGTGCCCGCGGCGAGGCGCGGCGGCTGCGCAGCGACCACGCCGACGCCGGCACCCGCACCGAGGTCTCCTGCGAGCTCACCCTCGCCGGCGAGCGGCTGCTGGTCGCGCGCCGCCCGGAGCAGACCCGCCCCAAGAAGCGCGGCGCCGGCGAGACCACCGAGCAGGCGCGCCTGCTGGTGCAGCGGTGGGCCGACGGGGGCTGGCAGCCGGTGAGCACCCGCATCGACGAGGGCTCGGAGTACCTGCGGGTGCGCCTGGGCCTGTCGGCCGAGCAGTTCTGCCAGGTGGTGCTGCTGCCGCAGGGCGACTTCGCCCGCTTCCTGCGCGCCGAGCCCGAGGACCGCGGCACGCTGCTGCGCACGCTGTTCGACGTCGACCGGTTCGCCCGCGCGGAGGAGTGGCTGGCCGGCGAGCGGCGGGCCGCGGAGGACGCGCTGCGGGCCGACCGGCACCGGGTGAGCACGCTGCTGCACCGGGTGGCCCAGATCGCCGACGTCGAGGTGCCCGAGGAGCTCGCACCCGAACTGGTCGGCGCGCACCCCGGCGCCTCGGTGGGGACGTGGGTGCGCGGTGTGCGCGCCCGGGCGGCCGAGCGGCGGACCGGTGCCGCCGCCGAGGCCGACGCCGCGGCCGCGCGGAGCGCCCGGGTCGACGCCGAGCTGGCCGCCGCGCGGGCGCTGGCCGACCGGCACGCCCGCCGGGACCGCGCCCGCGCCGACCTGGAGCGGCTGACCGCGCGCGAGCCCGAGCTCACCCCGCTGCGGGCACGGGCCGACAGGGGCCGGCGCGCCGAGGCGCTGCGCGACGTGCTCGAGGCCGCCGGGCGCACGGCGCTGGCCGCCGAGCGGGCCACGGCCGCCCGCGAGCACGCCGCGGCCGCCTGGGCGGAGGTGTCCGGCGGGCGCGACGCGTACCCGGCCGTCGCCCGGGAGCTGCGCGACGCCGCCGCGGCGGCCCGTGCCCTGCTGCCCGAGGCCGGCCGGGCCACGGAGCTGGCCGCCGAGGTCGCCCGCCTGGCCCGGGACGCCGAGCGGCTCACCGCCCGCTGCGCCGACGGTGCCCGGGCCGTGGAGGAGGAGCCGGCCCGCGTGGCCGCCGCCCAGGCCCGGCTCGACACGGCGCGGGCCGCCGCGGCACGGCTGCCCGGGGTCGTCGCGGCGGAGGAGTCCGCCCGGGCCGCGCTCGACGCCGCCACCCGCGCCACCGCCGTCGCCGGCCGGCTCGAGCGGGCCCGCGCCGACGCCGACGCCGCCCGGCTGGCCTGGCTCGGGACCCGGGAGCGGCTGGTCGAGGTGCGCACCGCCCGCCTCGAGGGCATGGCCGCCGAGCTGGCCGCCGGTCTCACCGAGGGCGCCGACTGCCCGGTGTGCGGCTCGACCGAGCACCCGCGGCCCGCCCTCCCGGCCGGCGCGGGCGTCACCGCCGACGACGAGGAACGCGCCCGCACCGCCGTCGACGCGGCCGACGAGCGGCGCGCCGCGGCCGGCCGCGTCGTCGAGGAGCACGAGCGGGAGCTCGCCGTCCTGCGCGAGCGGGCGGGGGAGCGGCCGGCCGAGGAGCTCGCCGACCTGGCCGCCCGCGCCCGCGCGGAGCGGGTGGAGGTCGCCGGGCTGGCCGGGACGCTCGAGGAGGCGCGCCGGGCGCTGACCGCCGCCGAGGACCGCCGCGACGCCGCCGTCGCCGCGCTGGCCGCCGACCGCGAGGCGCTGCAGCGGTGCACCGCCGGGCGCGCCACCCGCGCCGACACCCTGGCGGAGCTGACCGCCCGGCTCGACACCGCGCGCGGCGAGGACGCCGACCTGCGCGCCCGCACCACCCGGCTGACCGGCGAGGCCGAGCGGTGCGAGGCCGCCGTCGCCGCCGCCGACGAGGAGCGCCGGGCCCGGACCGCCGCCGACGACGCCCGCGTCGCGGCCGGGGAGCGCGCCGCGGCCGCCGGCTTCGACGACGTCCTCGACGCCGCCGGGGCGCTGCTGGCCGGTGGCGAGCTGGCTCCGCTCGACCGGCGGCTGCGCGAGCACGACGAGGCCCGCTCGGTGCTGGCCGCCACCCTGGCCGACCCCGACCTCGCCGACCTGGGCGAGCGCCCCGACGTCGCGGCGCTGCAGGCGCGCTGCGCCGAGCTCACCGCCCGCCGCGAGGAGGCGGTCACCGCCCTCGACCAGGCCCGCCGCTGCGCCGCCGCGCTCGACGCGCTGGCCGGGGACGTCGTCGCCGCTGAGGTCGAGCTCGCCGAGCGCCGCGCCCGCACCGAGCAGGTGGTGGGGCTGGCCGACCTGGTGGGCGGCCGCGGCGCCAACACGCTGCGGATGCGGCTGCAGTCCTTCGTCCTCGCCGCCCGGCTCGAGCAGGTGGCCGAGGTGGCCAGCCGGCGGCTGCAGGAGATGTCGCGCGGGCGCTACACCTTCCTGCACAGCGACGCGCTGGGCCGGCACGGCGCCCGCGGCGGGCTCGGCCTCGACGTCCTCGACGAGTACACCGGCACCCGCCGCCCCACCAAGACCCTGTCGGGCGGGGAGAGCTTCATGGCCTCGCTCGCGCTGGCCCTCGGGCTCGCCGATGTCGTCACCGCCGAGGCCGGCGGCGTGCAGATGGACACCCTCTTCGTCGACGAGGGCTTCGGCACCCTCGACGCCCAGGCGCTCGACGCGGTGATGACCGTGCTCGACGAGCTGCGCCGCGGCGGGCGGACGGTCGGCGTCATCAGCCACCTCGAGGAGCTGCGCACCCGCGTCCCCACCCGGCTGGAGGTCGTCGCCGGGCGGTCCGGCTCCCGCCTGGCCGGCTGA
- a CDS encoding exonuclease SbcCD subunit D: MRLLHTSDWHIGRSLHGADLLAEQEAVLSGLAGVVTAEGVDAVVVAGDVYDRAVPSADATAVLDRVVEHLLDAGAAVVLTPGNHDSARRLGTFSGLLTQAGLHVRAATARLDEPVLLADAHGGVAVYGLPYLEPEIARHELGLPEARSHEAVLRAAMDRVRADLARRPGTRSVVLAHAFVGGGVASDSERDICVGGVEVVPASVFDGVDYVALGHLHRPQTLTDRLRYSGSPLPYSFGEAGQDKQAWLVDLDGAGLAGVRAVPLPVPRPLTVLTGTLDALLDDPAHAAAEEAFVSVRLTDDVRPPDPMRRLRARFPHCVHLEWTGGAGAGDGRSYQERLRGRGDLDVAGEFVSHVRGGVGTTPAERDLLARALGAAAREELTR, encoded by the coding sequence ATGCGGCTGCTGCACACCTCCGACTGGCACATCGGGCGGTCGCTGCACGGCGCCGACCTGCTCGCCGAGCAGGAGGCGGTGCTGTCGGGCCTGGCCGGCGTCGTCACCGCGGAGGGTGTGGACGCCGTCGTCGTCGCCGGGGACGTCTACGACCGGGCGGTCCCCTCGGCCGACGCGACGGCGGTGCTCGACCGGGTGGTGGAGCACCTGCTCGACGCCGGGGCCGCCGTCGTGCTCACCCCGGGCAACCACGACTCCGCCCGCCGGCTCGGCACCTTCTCGGGCCTGCTGACCCAGGCCGGCCTGCACGTGCGCGCCGCCACCGCCCGCCTCGACGAGCCGGTGCTGCTGGCCGACGCGCACGGCGGGGTCGCCGTCTACGGGCTGCCCTACCTCGAGCCGGAGATCGCCCGCCACGAGTTGGGCCTGCCGGAGGCCCGCAGCCACGAGGCGGTGCTGCGGGCGGCGATGGACCGCGTGCGCGCCGACCTGGCCCGCCGCCCGGGCACCCGCTCGGTGGTGCTCGCGCACGCCTTCGTCGGCGGGGGCGTGGCCAGCGACAGCGAGCGCGACATCTGCGTCGGTGGGGTCGAGGTGGTGCCGGCGTCGGTGTTCGACGGCGTCGACTACGTCGCGCTGGGCCACCTGCACCGGCCGCAGACGCTCACCGACCGGCTGCGCTACAGCGGCTCGCCGCTGCCGTACTCCTTCGGCGAGGCCGGGCAGGACAAGCAGGCCTGGCTGGTCGACCTCGACGGCGCCGGGCTGGCCGGCGTCCGCGCCGTCCCCCTGCCGGTGCCCCGGCCGCTGACGGTGCTCACCGGCACGCTCGACGCGCTGCTCGACGACCCCGCGCACGCCGCCGCGGAGGAGGCGTTCGTGTCCGTCCGGCTGACCGACGACGTCCGCCCGCCCGACCCGATGCGCCGGCTGCGCGCGCGCTTCCCCCACTGCGTGCACCTGGAGTGGACCGGCGGCGCGGGCGCCGGCGACGGGCGCAGCTACCAGGAGCGGCTGCGCGGCCGCGGCGACCTCGACGTCGCCGGGGAATTCGTGTCCCACGTCCGCGGCGGGGTGGGGACCACCCCGGCCGAGCGGGACCTGCTGGCCCGGGCGCTCGGCGCGGCGGCCCGCGAGGAGCTGACCCGGTGA
- a CDS encoding biotin--[acetyl-CoA-carboxylase] ligase, protein MPDAPSARWSELDRPPLDGRALEAALVRDSRLWRSLEVVEEVGSTNAVLAERAAGDPDEEGVAPEGVVLVAEHQAAGRGRLARTWSSPPRAGLTVSVLLRPDVPAARRGWLPLLTGIALAEAVGEVAGVRTSLKWPNDLLAADGAKLAGILAEVAGTAVVVGAGLNVSTRAEELPPTGTSLSRVTGADVDRAPVLLAYLRALERRYLAWTAALGDPVATGLAGDYLAWCSTVGAEVTVTLPDGSTLSGTATSVDWDGRLLLRTAAGTVELASGDVQHVRTRPRGT, encoded by the coding sequence GTGCCCGACGCGCCCTCCGCCCGCTGGTCGGAGCTCGACCGCCCGCCGCTCGACGGTCGCGCGCTCGAGGCGGCCCTCGTCCGCGACAGCCGGCTGTGGCGCTCGCTCGAGGTGGTCGAGGAGGTCGGCTCGACCAACGCCGTCCTCGCCGAGCGGGCCGCCGGGGACCCCGACGAGGAGGGGGTCGCACCCGAGGGTGTCGTGCTGGTCGCCGAGCACCAGGCCGCCGGGCGCGGCCGGCTGGCCCGCACCTGGTCCTCCCCGCCGCGGGCGGGGCTGACCGTCTCGGTGCTGCTGCGCCCCGACGTCCCGGCCGCCCGCCGCGGCTGGCTGCCCCTGCTCACCGGGATCGCGCTGGCCGAGGCGGTGGGGGAAGTCGCCGGCGTGCGCACCTCGCTGAAGTGGCCCAACGACCTGCTCGCCGCCGACGGCGCCAAGCTCGCCGGCATCCTGGCCGAGGTCGCCGGCACCGCGGTGGTGGTGGGCGCCGGGCTCAACGTCTCCACCCGCGCCGAGGAGCTGCCGCCCACCGGCACCTCGCTGTCGCGGGTGACCGGTGCCGACGTCGACCGGGCGCCGGTCCTGCTGGCCTACCTGCGCGCGCTCGAGCGGCGCTACCTCGCCTGGACCGCCGCGCTGGGCGACCCGGTCGCCACCGGCCTGGCCGGTGACTACCTGGCCTGGTGCTCCACCGTCGGCGCGGAGGTCACCGTGACCCTGCCCGACGGCTCGACGCTGTCGGGTACCGCCACCTCCGTCGACTGGGACGGCCGCCTCCTGCTGCGCACCGCCGCCGGCACCGTCGAGCTGGCCAGCGGCGACGTCCAGCACGTCCGGACACGCCCGCGCGGAACCTGA